One window of the Crassaminicella thermophila genome contains the following:
- a CDS encoding M16 family metallopeptidase: MTNQFFNSKEYELKNGIRLITIKKDTHIASIHVGIHIGSMYEQKHEKGICHFIEHMLFKGTNKRDNNRINQDLEERAGSYDAYTDYTSTVLAITALSEELEASTELLSDMIINSTFPKEEIDKERKVILSELKTSMDDVEQYSFNKINEVAFKKSPLRYDILGSEKTIKSFTKEQLENFYHDHYIPNKCIISVVSPFSHDIVKKMIEKYFNNWEKREEKNVLVSVEKNRNIEKVSYKRNIEQNTILFLYTFYGLTRKEELALEILNYKFGESANSILFRALREEKGFSYDVYSEIDVTEFIKTLYIYTTAEEDDIWKAKKVIEDCITKIKNKEIYFDDKHITHMKKVMKTGIFSILEDSQALGNYVLHQKMMGRKIDVFIDDIKELDDIKGDDICKVAQKVFCKPTIHILLNKK, translated from the coding sequence ATGACAAATCAGTTTTTTAACAGTAAGGAATACGAATTGAAAAATGGCATACGACTTATAACTATAAAAAAAGATACACATATTGCATCAATACACGTAGGGATTCATATAGGTTCTATGTATGAACAGAAGCACGAAAAAGGTATTTGTCATTTTATTGAGCATATGCTGTTTAAAGGGACAAATAAAAGAGATAATAATAGAATCAATCAAGATCTTGAGGAAAGAGCGGGTTCTTATGATGCATATACAGATTATACTTCTACAGTATTAGCAATAACTGCGTTGTCTGAAGAATTAGAAGCTTCAACAGAACTTTTATCTGATATGATTATTAATTCGACATTTCCAAAAGAGGAAATAGATAAGGAAAGAAAAGTAATTTTATCGGAATTGAAAACAAGTATGGATGATGTGGAACAATATAGCTTTAATAAAATAAATGAGGTAGCTTTTAAGAAGAGTCCATTGCGTTATGATATATTGGGAAGTGAAAAAACTATTAAAAGCTTTACTAAAGAGCAGCTTGAGAATTTTTATCATGATCATTATATACCAAATAAATGTATTATCAGTGTAGTTTCTCCTTTTAGTCATGATATTGTAAAGAAAATGATAGAAAAGTACTTTAATAATTGGGAGAAAAGAGAAGAAAAAAATGTTTTAGTTTCTGTAGAAAAAAATAGGAATATTGAAAAGGTATCATATAAAAGGAATATAGAACAAAATACAATACTTTTTCTATATACATTTTATGGATTGACACGTAAAGAAGAATTGGCTTTAGAAATATTAAATTATAAGTTTGGAGAGAGCGCTAACTCGATTTTGTTTCGAGCCCTTAGGGAAGAAAAAGGTTTTTCATATGATGTTTATTCTGAAATAGATGTAACAGAATTCATAAAAACCTTATATATATATACAACAGCCGAAGAAGATGATATTTGGAAAGCAAAGAAAGTTATTGAGGATTGTATCACAAAGATAAAGAATAAGGAGATATATTTTGATGATAAACATATTACCCATATGAAAAAGGTAATGAAAACAGGGATTTTTTCAATACTAGAAGATTCACAAGCATTGGGAAATTATGTTTTGCATCAAAAGATGATGGGTAGAAAGATTGATGTGTTTATTGATGATATAAA